From one Culex quinquefasciatus strain JHB chromosome 3, VPISU_Cqui_1.0_pri_paternal, whole genome shotgun sequence genomic stretch:
- the LOC6050308 gene encoding uncharacterized protein LOC6050308 yields MEMRMSEFGSLQLPDVTSLPFAISSSNDHYVVSTKGSIAILQLRYKHINDDGALNYSVARFECSKEKPTSQLETREINVYNSSNREQRAKIMLDQTIIPKVATLYINNALAVPSPPGIFPDYNECLVAHLTNMGQLTLQRHDKVRNLWILYVDVSTTWIAHIYDGTVFDQFGPLSQTTAEALICAFCWRDVVFDHAAYFAFGTKSGKIAIYSLLSDSVRAEQIVGTGTDSVRCLKWVTITKEQNLLLAGLQSGRIALYSFRIQPDYTVVDCEQLADIWGDADALVVDHMQHEVDYDNKRVVLLVVKGTHLVATAFGFEGQIQSVTFHNMNNFSITGMQQLSPMCYIVSTLTGSIFCVDIQTKAGNLSLACSQIQTDLNTLKFSIYGLTATKTRSCWLMVGYPAKSFDHLSIRLPTTIIFCKFSARNALQMLITNPTLRMTEHYDCAELVRFSGSRNLQTLAELDVLTKFQPNVDDQYAYQLKLQLLQLGSRLSYFKKRCLSIAEVLFNQAQFITMVIELLHAVKVIFYFLSIRGLGPFNYAQLMTIRCLRNFIRDFVEDSFPGDFEHIHDALKPTLADAVSHANELLACAEQPLYCEKCTFCEEPIVDTKLQCLDGHQTFRCSITKQQIPLGEEETACDMCDAGTLDVAVLGSIFSADGGQLAIYYHCCCICDVPLVRKNVI; encoded by the exons ATGGAGATGCGAATGAGTGAGTTTGGAAGCTTGCAGCTTCCGGACGTGACCAGCTTGCCGTTTGCAATTTCGTCCTCAAATGACCACTATGTCGTTTCGACCAAGGGGAGCATTGCGATTCTTCAGCTACGGTACAAGCACATCAACGACGATGGTGCGCTGAACTATAGTGTTGCTCGATTCGAGTGCTCCAAGGAGAAACCCACCAGTCAGCTGGAGACGCGTGAGATCAACGTGTACAACAGCAGTAATCGGGAGCAGCGTGCGAAAATTATGCTCGACCAGACCATCATTCCGAAAGTGGCCACGTTGTACATCAACAATGCGCTGGCCGTGCCGTCGCCACCGGGAATCTTTCCGGATTATAATGAATGTCTGGTGGCGCATCTGACCAACATGGGTCAGCTGACGCTGCAACGGCACGATAAGGTGCGCAACTTGTGGATCTTGTACGTGGACGTTTCTACGACGTGGATTGCGCACATTTACGACGGCACCGTGTTTGACCAGTTTGGTCCGCTCAGCCAAACCACGGCGGAAGCATTGATTTGTGCGTTCTGTTGGCGTGATGTGGTCTTTGACCACGCGGCTTACTTTGCGTTCGGAACCAAATCTGGGAAGATCGCCATCTACAGCCTGCTGTCGGACAGTGTGAGGGCGGAGCAGATCGTTGGAACGGGGACGGACTCGGTGCGATGCCTGAAGTGGGTGACGATCACCAAGGAGCAAAACCTACTGCTGGCGGGACTTCAGAGCGGAAGGATTGCTTTGTATAGTTTTCGAATTCAACCCGATTATACGGTGGTGGATTGCGAGCAGCTGGCGGATATTTGGGGGGACGCGGACGCGTTGGTGGTGGATCACATGCAGCACGAGGTTGATTACGACAACAAGCGGGTGGTTTTGCTGGTGGTGAAGGGAACGCATCTGGTGGCGACCGCGTTCGGATTTGAGGGACAAATCCAGTCGGTTACGTTTCACAACATGAATAACTTTTCGATAACAG GCATGCAACAACTGTCTCCCATGTGCTACATCGTTTCAACCCTCACGGGCTCAATTTTCTGCGTGGACATCCAAACCAAGGCCGGCAACTTGTCCCTCGCCTGCAGCCAAATACAAACCGACCTAAACACGCTAAAATTCTCCATCTATGGCCTGACCGCCACCAAAACCCGATCCTGCTGGCTTATGGTCGGATATCCGGCGAAAAGTTTCGACCATCTGAGCATCCGCCTACCAACGACGATTATTTTCTGCAAATTTAGCGCCCGCAACGCCCTCCAGATGCTGATAACCAATCCGACGTTGCGGATGACCGAGCATTACGACTGCGCCGAGTTGGTGCGCTTCAGCGGTAGCCGTAATCTGCAGACGCTGGCCGAGCTGGACGTGCTGACAAAGTTCCAGCCGAACGTGGACGACCAGTATGCGTACCAGTTGAAGTTGCAGCTGCTGCAGTTGGGATCGCGGCTGAGCTACTTCAAGAAACGCTGCCTGTCAATCGCTGAAGTGCTCTTCAACCAAGCTCAGTTCATCACGATGGTCATTGAGTTGCTTCACGCGGTCAAGGTGATCTTCTACTTCTTATCGATCCGGGGACTTGGCCCGTTCAATTACGCCCAGCTGATGACGATTCGCTGCTTGCGCAACTTTATCCGCGATTTCGTCGAAGACAGCTTCCCGGGAGACTTTGAGCACATCCACGACGCCCTCAAGCCAACGCTGGCCGATGCGGTGAGTCATGCGAATGAGCTGCTGGCCTGCGCCGAACAGCCACTGTACTGTGAAAAGTGCACGTTCTGCGAGGAACCCATCGTCGACACCAAGCTGCAGTGCCTGGACGGTCACCAAACGTTCCGCTGTTCGATCACGAAGCAGCAGATTCCACTGGGGGAAGAGGAGACTGCGTGCGACATGTGCGATGCCGGAACGCTGGATGTGGCCGTGTTGGGGAGTATTTTCAGCGCGGACGGGGGACAGTTGGCGATTTACTACCATTGCTGTTGTATCTGTGACGTGCCGCTGGTTAGGAAGAATGTGATCTGA